TAAGTTAGCCAAGATGACGCAAGAACAACTAGCAGCAAAAACAGGGACAAAAAAGAGCTTTATTTCAAGAATAGAAAACGGTCACAGTGATATCCAACTCTCCACACTTTACAGAATCCTTGAAATCGGCCTTGGCCGTAAAGTCTTCCTTTCTATTGAGTAATTTACTTCAATCCTGCCTCGGTGGAACGGTTAAATTAGTGGCCGCCCTCAAACCCGTGGCAATCTCCGGCAAAATCCCCAAACGCTGGTAAATGGGCCGGACCAGGGTTCTGAGTTGGGGCAGTTGCAGCGCGAACGGAATAATACTCAAGGCGCACAGAATGCCGCAGCCCAATAGAGTGTAGGTCACGCCAATGTGTTCGGCCACCCAACCGGCGAGCAAACTCCCGAACGGCGCCATGCCCATGAACGCCATGGAATAAAAACTCATCACGCGGCCGCGCTTGTCTTCGTCTACAATGGTTTGTAGCACCGTGTTGCACGAGGCCATCTGGAGCATCATCCCCAAACCGGCCATAAAAATACAGAACATGGCCAGCGGCAAACTTCTGGTGAACGAGAACAGCATCAGCCCCACCCCAAACAAAATAGCGGCGCCCACAATCAACTTGCCCAAACCCAGCACTGTTTTGCGCGAGGCCAGATACAGCGCCGCCGACAAAGCTCCCACGCCCGAAGCACCCATAATTAAGCCCAAAGTACTCGCAGAACCGCCCAACACATCACGCGCAAACACCGGCATCAGCACACTGAACGGCATCCCGAACAAACTCAACATGGCAATCAACAGCAGAATACTTCTAATAGGCGCAAACCCGAAAGCATAGGCAAAGCCTTCGCGCAAAGACTCCAGCACGCGGTGCTGAGTGACGGGCCGCTCAAACGGTTTCAGGCGCATGGCCAGCAGAGAGGCAATCACGGCCAGGTAACTCAAGGCGTTGAACAGAAAACACATGCCTTCGCCCACGGCGGCAATCACCACGCCCGCAATAGACGGCCCCACCAGCCGCGCGCCGTTGAACATAGAAGAATTAAGCGCAATGGCGTTGCTCATGTCTTCGCGGTGCTCCACCATTTCCACCACAAAACTCTGCCGCGCCGAAATATCAAACGCGTTCACAATGCCCAGAAACGCGCTCAACGCCATAATTACCGGAATGGTGATGTTGTCGGTGAGCACGAGCGTGGCCAAGGTGCTGGCTTGCAGCATAGACAGGAATTGGGTAATCAACAGCAACCGATGGCGGCTGAAACGGTCAGAGAGCACACCCGCAAACGGACCCAACAGAAAAGAAGGCATCTGCGCCGCGAAGTTCACCAGACCCAACAACAGCACCGAATCTGTGAGTCGGTACACCAGCCAACTCATGGCCAGTTGTTGCATCCAGGTGCCAATCAGAGACAAGCCCTGCCCCATGAAAAACAGCCGGTAATTGTAAGAACGCAGGGCCCGGAACATGCCGCCCAAGTTAGAAGTAGTGCCCGCCGAAGGAGATGGTGCCATGGATAGAATTGCCGTGTACGCTGGGTTGGTGTACGCAGCCCCGCCCTATTTGTGTTCTACCCAAGCCTTTTTCATAACCCGTTTTCGGGCTCATTTCCGGAAACGGAGCCAAAAACGGAATCTAAAAAATCCCCTCTCCCGCTGGGAGAGGGCTAGGGTGAGGGTGTTTTTCGATTTATCTGCTGGCGCGAATCTCCTGGCTCACTTCATCTATCGTCACGAGTCTGGGGACACGCGCCAGAGCGTGGTAATTTCTCCCACATCCTACCCTTTTCCCAGCGGGAGAAGGAACTGCGCTTTTCTTTTGGGCAACGGCCTTGGCCTAGCGTTGACGTTTCTGGCAGAAACTCCGTTTTCGGGCTCATTTCCAGAAACGGAGCTAAAAACGGAAATTACTGACCATCAGCTTACTATAAATAAATTGAACCTTAGAAACGCATTTGCTTATAAACTTCCATCTGTAGCAGACTACTAATCAAATATTTGCAACCTAGCGCGACATCATAAGTAAATAAGAATCCGGAAGGAGAGAATTTTCACTAAAACACGTGGCCAACAGCAGACAGAAAAAACCGGCACACATTATTTCCAACAATTCTACCACGCACCAAAAGTATGGCCAACGCAAAAGACCCAGAATTGCACCACCCGGTGAACCGCCGCTTTATTCCTAAAGGAAAACTGCTGGCCATTGGCGGTAAGGAAAGCAAAGACCAGAACGGCGAGGACAAAGAAGAAGGCGCGCCCCAGAACATCAACTTCATTAGTGAGCAGATTCTGAAGCGCTTTGTAGCCGAACTCAAAGGCAAGAACCCATTGGTGGCCATTATTCCCACGGCCTCAAATGAACCGGAGGCCTCGGCCCAGGACTATGTGAAAGTATTCAAAGACCTGGGCGTGCCCAACGTACAGGTCATGGACATCAGAAACCGGCCCGACTGTGACACCCCGGAAAACCTGGAAATAGTGAAAACCGCCGCGGGCATTATGTTCACCGGCGGCGACCAGCTCAGGCTCACGACTATTTTTGGCGGCACTCACCTGCTGGAAGCCATGAAAGAACGGTACGCGCTCACCAACATCATTATTGCCGGCACCAGCGCGGGCGCCGCGGCCATGTCCACGCCCATGATTTTTGAGGGAGAGTCTGAAGGTGGCTACATTAAAGGCGATGTGCGCCTGACCACCGGGCTGGAGTTTCTGAAAGACGTAGCCATTGACACGCATTTCATCGCCCGCGGGCGCATTGTGCGCATGACCCAGGCCATTGCCACCAACCCAGAATGCATTGGTATTGGGCTGGAGGAAGACACGGCCATTTTAGTCTCTGAAGGCGGAAAAGTGGAAGTGGTAGGCAGCGGGCTCATCACGGTGGTAGATGGCCGGGGCATCACCGAGACCAATATATTTGACATCGCCAACGGCGAACCCTTCACGGTGAAAGGCCTGCGCGTGCACCTGTTAGGCGACAAAGACGAATATTTCATTCCCACCTACGCCCGCATTCAGCTTAAATAAAAATTTCCGTTTTCGGGCTCATTTCTGAAAATGAGCCCGAAAACGGAAAATAAATCAGCGGGCCGGCGTGTCGTGGGCTATTTTTTTATCGAAGTAAAAAGTGCCGAAGGGAATAAGCGACCAGAAAAAGGCCTCAGCGGCTTTCTTAAATGACCAGCGGTACTCAAGCCAGACTTGCAGCAGCAGAAACCCGAACAGCACAAACAGCACGCCGTGCGCCATGCCCACCACACGCACAGCTTCGGGCATGCCAAAAATCCATTTTAAAGGAACGGCAATCAGCAACAAGACCAGGTAAGAGATTCCTTCAATGATGGCCACCAGCCTGAAACGGCCCAGTGAGGTGTTTAACGGAATATTCATGGGTAAGAGAAGCGGTTGAAGGGCAAAGGTAGGGCCAAATGGGCACAATCCCTTAGTTCGCCAGTTCTTCTTCCTCGGCGGTCTCGCCGGTTTCGGGGTCCACGCGTGACAGGCCGTAGTCCAGTTTGTTCTCCACCTGTTCTTTTTCGGGCACCAGGAGCACCAGCGTGTTTTCGTCCTTTACTTCCAGGTAGCGCACCTCGTCGGCCTGGGCGGGCTGCAGCAGCACTTTTTCGCCGTTCTCAATCTCCAGCCACCGCCCCGACGTTTTGACCGGGTACACCTGTTCTTTGATAAAGCCTTCTTCTAATTGGTAGGTATGGTTGGGCTGCAGCACCAGTTGCATGTGAATTCCCTCACAGTCTTCACAGGGCACGGTGCCCACAAAAGTACCGGCGTATTCAAAGTTCTGCGTGGCTTGGCCTATCTGGGCAGCGGTTTGGTCGGTTTTGGCTGATTCACGCTGCTGGCAGGCACCCAGCACCACCGCACACACCAGAAAGAAGCAGAAGTATTTCATGGCCCCAAAAGTAGTCATTATTCTTGCATACTGCTGTTGCCGGAAATGGTTTTGAGCCAAGGCCGGCTGCCGCGCCGTTTTTGGCATCATTTCCAGAAACGAAGCCAAAAACGGAAGTCAAAACCACAAATTTCCGTCTATCTCCGGGGTTTATTTTGTATCTTCGTAGTCCGCTCCGGCGGGTTTTAGGCCTGGTCTACCTCCATTCCTGATTCATAATTCCCAATTCTTAATTTTCGCTTCCGTGCCAGATTTTTCCCACCTCCATACCCACACCCAGTACTCGCTTTTAGACGGCGCCGCCAGCATTAGCGGGCTCATGAAAAAGGCCCAGGCCGATGGCATGAAAGCCGTCGCCATGACCGACCACGGCAACATGTTTGGGGCGTTCAACTTCGTGGCCGAGGCTAACAAGTACAATGTGAAACCCATTGTGGGCTGTGAGTTCTATCTGGTGCAGGACCGTCACCAAAAGACGTTTACCAAGGAGCAGAAAGACGTGCGTCACCACCAATTGCTGTTGGCCAAAGACCAGGAAGGCTACCAGAACCTGGCCAAGCTCTGCTCCTATTCTTACATTGACGGCCTTTACAGCAAATGGCCCCGCATTGACAAAGAACTGCTGGTAAAATACCACAAAGGCCTCATCGCCACGTCTTGCTGCATTGGTGCGGAGCTGCCGCAGGCTATCTTGTGGAAAGGTGAAGAAGAAGCCGAAAAACTGCTACAGTGGTGGCTGGACTTGTTCGGGGACGATTACTACATTGAGATTCAGCGCCACGGGCTCATGAACATTGACAACACTGGCTTGTCTCAGGAAGACGTAAACCAGGTGTTGCTCAGATTTGCCATCAAGTACAATGTCAAGGTTATTTGTACCAATGACAGCCATTACGTAGAGCAGACCGACTGGAACGCGCATGACATTCTCCTGTGCGTAAATACCGGCGAGCAGGAAAGTGTACCCGTAGGCGATTTCCAGACGCAGTACTTCCGGATGATGAGCGGTAGCGGCGAGGTGATTTACGACACGCTCACCAACATCAGAAACAGCTACGGCCATGACGAGAACGTGCGCCGCATGTTGTACCGCATTGAGGAAGAGCAGCAGAAACCGCGCCCGCAGGACCGCTTCGGCTTCCCCAACGACCAGTTCTTTTTCAAGAGCCAGGCCGAGATGAACCAGCTGTTCGCGGACGTGCCCTTCGCCGTGGACAACACCAATGAGATTGTAGACAAGATAACGCCACCTAAGCTGCAGCGCGATATCCTGTTGCCCAATTTTCCGCTTCCTCCGGAGCACCCCACCGCAGACTTGTTTTTGCGTCACTTAACCTTTGAAGGCGCCAAGAAACGCTACCATGAGATTACGCCAGAGGTAGAGGAACGCCTGAACTACGAGCTGGGCATTATTGAGACCATGGGCTTTGCGGGCTACTTCCTCATCACCCAGGATTTTATTAACAAAGGCCGCAGCATGGGCGTGGCCGTGGGTCCGGGCCGGGGTTCGGCGGCGGGTTCTGCCGTGGCCTACTGCGTGGGAATCACCAACATCGACCCTATTAAATACGCCTTGCTGTTTGAGCGTTTCCTGAATCCGGAACGGGTGTCTATGCCCGATATTGATATTGACTTTGATGACGTAAACCGGCAGCGCGTGATTGATTACGTGGTGGAGAAGTACGGAAAAACGCAGGTGGCCCAGATCATCACCTTCGGTACCATGGCGGCTAAATCGTCTATCAAAGACGTGGCCCGCGTGCTGGATTTACCTTTGTCCGAGGCCAACGAACTAGCCAAAATGGTACCTGAAGTACCCGGCACCACGCTGGCCAAAGCATTTATAGAATCGCCGGAACTGGCCTCCATTAGAGACGGAAACGATTTACGCGCCAAAACCCTAAAACTAGCTGAAAAGTTGGAAGGCTCGGTGCGCAACACGGGTATCCACGCGGCGGGCGTGATCATCGCGCCAGATGACATTACCAACTACATTCCAGTGTCTACCTCCAAAGACTCTGACCTCTTGGTGACCCAGTTTGACGGCAAGGTGATTGAGAGCGCCGGCATGCTGAAAATGGACTTTCTGGGCCTGAAAACCCTATCAATTCTGAAAGATGCCATGGCTCTGATCAAGCGCAACTACGGCGTGGAGATTGACATTGACAACATTCCGCTGGACGACGAGAAAACCTACGCCCTTTACCAGCGCGGCGATACCATTGGTACGTTCCAGTTTGAGTCTGAGGGCATGCGCATGTACCTCAAGGACCTGAAGCCAACCAACATTGAAGACTTGATTGCCATGAATGCCCTGTACCGCCCAGGTCCTATGCAGTTCATCCCTAACTTCATTAACCGGAAACAGGGCCGCGAGGAAGTGGAATACCCGCACATCCTGCTGGAACCGCTTTTGAAGAACACCTACGGCATCATGGTGTACCAGGAGCAGATTATGCAGACGGCGCAAGTTCTAGCAGGTTACTCCCTGGGTGGTGCGGATTTGCTTCGCCGGGCGATGGGGAAGAAGGACATGAAGAAGATGGCCCAGGAACGCGAGAAATTCGTGGCTGGGGCTAAGGAGATTCATGGCATTGCCGCCAAGCAGGCCTCTGAGGTATTTGACGTGATGGAGAAATTTGCGCAGTACGGCTTCAACCGCTCGCACTCCGCCGCCTACTCCGTGGTGGCTTACCAAACCGGTTACCTCAAGGCGCATTACCCAGCCGAGTACATGGCCGCCGTGCTTACCCACAACATGAACGACATCAAGAAAGTGACGTTCTTTATTGAGGAGGCGCGCAAGCAGCAGATTCAGGTTTTGGGACCCGATGTGAATGAATCCATCCATCAGTTCAACGTGAACCAACAAGGGCAAATCCGTTTCGGGATGGGCGCTGTGAAGGGCACCGGCGAGGCCGCCGTGGAAGCCATCATTGAAGAGCGCGAACAGAACGGTCCCTACACCGATGTCTTTGACTTTGCCAAACGCGTGAACCTGCGCGCCGTGAACAAGAAGACGTTTGAAAGTTTGGCCCAAGCCGGAGCCTTTGACTCGTTTGAACGCTACCACCGCGCCCAGTACATTGAAACCCCGCCCGGCGAAACCATCAACCTCCTGGAGAAGGCCGTCCGTTTCGGAAACCAGTACCAGGCCGAGAAAAGCGCCGCCCAACAGTCTCTGTTCGGTGGTGGCGGAGCGGTAGATATGCCTTTGCCGAAGGTGCCAGACGTACAACCTTGGTCCTTAACCGAGATGCTTCGCCGCGAGAAAGAGGTGATTGGTTTCTACCTGTCGGGCCACCCGCTAGACCAGTTCAAATTGGAGATTGATTCCTACTGCACTTGTAGCCTAGACCGCATTGAGGAGTTCAAAGGCCGTGACGTAAACGTGGCTGGTATCATCAGCAACGTGGTCATGCGGACCGGTAAAAACGGCAACCCGTTCCTGCTCTTCTCCTTGGAGGATTATGACAACACCATGGGCCTGGCCTTGTTTGGGGAGGATTTTGTAAAGTTCTCTCCTTATGTGAAAGAGGGCATGTACCTGTTCATAAGAGCCAAGGTAACCTTACGCTACAAGTCTGAGGACCAGTGGGAATTGAAACCGCTCTCTATGCAACTGCTTTCTGATGTAGCTGATAAGATGGCCAAAGGTGTGCGCATGGATATTGACATCCGAAACATCAACGCCCTGTTAATTGACCGGCTGGAAGAAGCCGCTGTAAACAGCCCCGGGCAGAAGAAACTGGAATTGGTGTTGACAGAGCCGGGGGAACGTTTGGCGGTGGAATTGTTTTCTAGAAAATATAGAATTGACCCGAAGGCTTTTTTGCAGAACGTGAAGGATTTGGAAGTGGCGACGTGTCAGTTGATTTGAGGCAATACTAATATGGAAACTCAGTTAGACAGCTCAAATTATTCAGATACACCCATTTATAAAATATGGGTTGATATTATAGAACTGATGATTCCAAGATTTTCTGCTTGGCTTGTGAATCATTCCTTTAGAAGTCAGGAAGTAGTATTAAATCGTTCGGGTGTTCACATATACCATCAGAAGGGAGAAATAATCTTAGAAATCTATTACAGTCAACCTAATAAAAACTTGTACTGCCTGCTAAGGGATAATAAGACTGAAGAAATAGTACCTTGGTCAGGCGAAAGTTTTCCCTTAAAAACTGTTCTTGCTATAAACAATAGGAATGATTTATTTAAAGCAGTAGAAGAACTGGAAGTATTTTTAAAGAACCAATTCGAATAAAAATTAAGTCAATTTTTTAAATTAAGATAGACAGTGAAGCCCGCTCTTCCGGATTTATCAATCCGGTAGTTGTCTGTCGGGGATTTATCAATCCCCGTGCTCAAGCTTTCCCTATTAGCCTGCAACGGGGATTTGGAAATCCCCGACATAGTGGTTCGGGATTGGTAAATCCCGAACAGCGTCTAGATGGCAACTAGAAACTGAGTTTTTTATTTGCCGTAGCTCTTTATATGGGCATCAAAAACAAAATCCATGAAGGCCATCTACATTATTTGACATTAACAGTAGTGGATTGGATTGATGTTTTCACTAGGCCTATTTATAGACACATCATTCTAGATTCACTCAAGTTCTGCCAAGAAAGGAAAGGGCTGGAATTATATGCTTGGGTTTTAATGAGCAATCACCTACACATGATCGCAACAGCTAAAGATGGATTTCACCTTTCTGACATTCTCAGGGACTTCAAAAAATTTACAAGCAGAAGCATCGTGACAGCAATCCAAATGGAAAATGAAAGCAGAAGAGAATGGATGCTGCACCGTTTCCAGTTTCCGGCCAATGTGCATTC
This region of Rufibacter sp. LB8 genomic DNA includes:
- a CDS encoding helix-turn-helix domain-containing protein, with the protein product METKNKSIITFEEHLDNRYGETGSLKRAEFEIKAKAFAIGEVIKEERKLAKMTQEQLAAKTGTKKSFISRIENGHSDIQLSTLYRILEIGLGRKVFLSIE
- a CDS encoding MFS transporter, producing MAPSPSAGTTSNLGGMFRALRSYNYRLFFMGQGLSLIGTWMQQLAMSWLVYRLTDSVLLLGLVNFAAQMPSFLLGPFAGVLSDRFSRHRLLLITQFLSMLQASTLATLVLTDNITIPVIMALSAFLGIVNAFDISARQSFVVEMVEHREDMSNAIALNSSMFNGARLVGPSIAGVVIAAVGEGMCFLFNALSYLAVIASLLAMRLKPFERPVTQHRVLESLREGFAYAFGFAPIRSILLLIAMLSLFGMPFSVLMPVFARDVLGGSASTLGLIMGASGVGALSAALYLASRKTVLGLGKLIVGAAILFGVGLMLFSFTRSLPLAMFCIFMAGLGMMLQMASCNTVLQTIVDEDKRGRVMSFYSMAFMGMAPFGSLLAGWVAEHIGVTYTLLGCGILCALSIIPFALQLPQLRTLVRPIYQRLGILPEIATGLRAATNLTVPPRQD
- a CDS encoding cyanophycinase — protein: MANAKDPELHHPVNRRFIPKGKLLAIGGKESKDQNGEDKEEGAPQNINFISEQILKRFVAELKGKNPLVAIIPTASNEPEASAQDYVKVFKDLGVPNVQVMDIRNRPDCDTPENLEIVKTAAGIMFTGGDQLRLTTIFGGTHLLEAMKERYALTNIIIAGTSAGAAAMSTPMIFEGESEGGYIKGDVRLTTGLEFLKDVAIDTHFIARGRIVRMTQAIATNPECIGIGLEEDTAILVSEGGKVEVVGSGLITVVDGRGITETNIFDIANGEPFTVKGLRVHLLGDKDEYFIPTYARIQLK
- a CDS encoding DUF3817 domain-containing protein, which codes for MNIPLNTSLGRFRLVAIIEGISYLVLLLIAVPLKWIFGMPEAVRVVGMAHGVLFVLFGFLLLQVWLEYRWSFKKAAEAFFWSLIPFGTFYFDKKIAHDTPAR
- a CDS encoding copper resistance protein NlpE, whose amino-acid sequence is MTTFGAMKYFCFFLVCAVVLGACQQRESAKTDQTAAQIGQATQNFEYAGTFVGTVPCEDCEGIHMQLVLQPNHTYQLEEGFIKEQVYPVKTSGRWLEIENGEKVLLQPAQADEVRYLEVKDENTLVLLVPEKEQVENKLDYGLSRVDPETGETAEEEELAN
- the dnaE gene encoding DNA polymerase III subunit alpha yields the protein MPDFSHLHTHTQYSLLDGAASISGLMKKAQADGMKAVAMTDHGNMFGAFNFVAEANKYNVKPIVGCEFYLVQDRHQKTFTKEQKDVRHHQLLLAKDQEGYQNLAKLCSYSYIDGLYSKWPRIDKELLVKYHKGLIATSCCIGAELPQAILWKGEEEAEKLLQWWLDLFGDDYYIEIQRHGLMNIDNTGLSQEDVNQVLLRFAIKYNVKVICTNDSHYVEQTDWNAHDILLCVNTGEQESVPVGDFQTQYFRMMSGSGEVIYDTLTNIRNSYGHDENVRRMLYRIEEEQQKPRPQDRFGFPNDQFFFKSQAEMNQLFADVPFAVDNTNEIVDKITPPKLQRDILLPNFPLPPEHPTADLFLRHLTFEGAKKRYHEITPEVEERLNYELGIIETMGFAGYFLITQDFINKGRSMGVAVGPGRGSAAGSAVAYCVGITNIDPIKYALLFERFLNPERVSMPDIDIDFDDVNRQRVIDYVVEKYGKTQVAQIITFGTMAAKSSIKDVARVLDLPLSEANELAKMVPEVPGTTLAKAFIESPELASIRDGNDLRAKTLKLAEKLEGSVRNTGIHAAGVIIAPDDITNYIPVSTSKDSDLLVTQFDGKVIESAGMLKMDFLGLKTLSILKDAMALIKRNYGVEIDIDNIPLDDEKTYALYQRGDTIGTFQFESEGMRMYLKDLKPTNIEDLIAMNALYRPGPMQFIPNFINRKQGREEVEYPHILLEPLLKNTYGIMVYQEQIMQTAQVLAGYSLGGADLLRRAMGKKDMKKMAQEREKFVAGAKEIHGIAAKQASEVFDVMEKFAQYGFNRSHSAAYSVVAYQTGYLKAHYPAEYMAAVLTHNMNDIKKVTFFIEEARKQQIQVLGPDVNESIHQFNVNQQGQIRFGMGAVKGTGEAAVEAIIEEREQNGPYTDVFDFAKRVNLRAVNKKTFESLAQAGAFDSFERYHRAQYIETPPGETINLLEKAVRFGNQYQAEKSAAQQSLFGGGGAVDMPLPKVPDVQPWSLTEMLRREKEVIGFYLSGHPLDQFKLEIDSYCTCSLDRIEEFKGRDVNVAGIISNVVMRTGKNGNPFLLFSLEDYDNTMGLALFGEDFVKFSPYVKEGMYLFIRAKVTLRYKSEDQWELKPLSMQLLSDVADKMAKGVRMDIDIRNINALLIDRLEEAAVNSPGQKKLELVLTEPGERLAVELFSRKYRIDPKAFLQNVKDLEVATCQLI
- a CDS encoding transposase, whose translation is MGIKNKIHEGHLHYLTLTVVDWIDVFTRPIYRHIILDSLKFCQERKGLELYAWVLMSNHLHMIATAKDGFHLSDILRDFKKFTSRSIVTAIQMENESRREWMLHRFQFPANVHSKVINHKFWQDGNEAKEIHSNEFLQQKLDYIHQNPVRAEIVQEPEHYLYSSARDYAGTKGLPFFCNGCPWFTAE